From the genome of Campylobacter concisus:
GCACAAATATCGATGAAATTGATGAGTTTAACCTAGAATGGCTCAAACTCGCTAAAAACGCACTTAGTAATAATGGTAGCGTGATGATAAGTGGGACATATCACAACATCTTTTCTATAGGTAGAGCGCTTCAAAAGCTTGATTATAAAATTTTAAACATAATTACATGGCAAAAGACCAATCCTCCACCAAATTTTAGCTGCAGGTATCTAACACATAGCACTGAACAGATCATTTGGGCTAGAAAAGATGAGAAACATAAACACATCTTTAACTACGAGCTTATGAAGCGGATAAATGGGGATAAGCAGATGAAAGATGTGTGGAGCTTTGCTGCGATCACTCCTTGGGAGAAAGCATGTGGTAAGCACCCTACGCAAAAACCACTTTCACTTTTGATAAGGCTTATCTTGTTGGCAAGTAATGAAAATAGCGTCATTTGCGATCCATTTGCAGGTTCAGCAACAACTGGCATAGCCGCAAATTTACTAAATAGAAATTTCATAGGCATTGAAAAAGAGCCAGAATTTATAGATATTGCACTTAAGCGAAAGGCTGAGCTAGAAACGAATTTTATAAAATTTAGAGATAAATTTAGTGATATAAAAATGCTTGAGAGCTTAAAATTTGTCTAGATTTAGATACCTTACTTTACAACGATCCGCGCAGCACTTGCTGCTGCTAAGTCGCTAAGCTCAGTACAAACCGGCAAAGCACTTGAGGTAAAAAGCTTGCAAGAGTATTTATCTAAAAAATAATAAATTTAGGACAGTTTGGCTTATAGCTAAACTGTTTTTAAAGTATTGTTGGAAGCAGTAGATGTCTATGTATGGCATTTTGCCTTGAATTTTAGTCTAGCTTTCATCAATCTAGTAATATTAAAGCTTATGTTTAATATAATCTCACTCAAAAGGAGAGATTATGAAAATTTTAAATGCTTTTTTTACGGGTATTATATTTGCCCTTGCTCCTATTTTTACGTTATTTGTTGGAATTTACAACAACTACTTTTCTTACTATGGCATAAGCGAGTATTTTAATGTTATTTTTGTTGATAACGTGCCTTTCTTATGGCTTTTGCCCGTATTTTTTATATTTGGGTATTGCTTTTTTTACGCGCCTTTTAGAAAAATTTTTAGAGCCTTTTATTTAGTTTTGCTGATAGTTTGTGCTTTTAGTTGGTATCCTGACTTTGGACGCACTTTAGGAGAGAATTATTTTATGAGCAAATCGCTATCTTTAGATATCTCATCAAATTTAAAAAATGAGCAAAAGACTGATGGAAAGATACTTTATGATGGACGAAGAGAAATTTATTTTTTAAGAAGCGATAATAATAAAGTCGTTAAAATTTCAAAGTAAAGTTTTACCTTTATTTAGTTAAAATGGCATAAAAATTTAAAGGTTTAAAATGCGTTTAAAACTCCCACACGTTCCGTATATTTCACATAAAATAGCAATAGATCTTCTAAATTGTGGTTTCGTAAGACTAAATAAAGGCATTGAGCCAATCGTAGCAAAAACAAGTGAAATTTTAACAGTCGATATTCAAAAAGAAAGAGCTTTAGATGAGCGAGTAAATGAGCTTTTGGAGAAAAATGAAGACGAGATGCAAACTATGCAAATTGACCGCAAAAATATGTTTTGGCTCGTTAAAAAGAAGCTCGCAGGCGAATTTGATGTAATCTTAACTCACGAAGATAGATTTAGCAATATCGCTCACAAAGTGCTTGAAACTATTTGGAAGAGCGGCCTTGTTGACTATAATGTATCTGAAAATCGCGTAAAAAATGTGATTTATAACTCAATAGACGAGTACTTAAAAAGCTATGAGAAGATAGAAGATGATGTTTATGAAATGATACAAAATTATAAACATAAGCTAATTCCAGGAACTGATGAATATGATCTTGTCTTTGAGCGTTTGTATCAAGATGAGCTTAAAAAAAGAGGCATGCTTTAATGAAAGCTTACATTTATATTGAAAATGGTGTTTTTTTAGAAGCAAAAGCTTTTGGTGCTCACGGTGAATGTGCTGGCGAGCTCGTTTTTAATACCTCGATGACTGGCTACGAAGAGATCATGAGCGATCCAAGCTATGCTGGTCAGTTTATCGTCTTTACGATGCCAGAAATAGGCATAGTAGGTATAAATGAAGACGATATGGAGAGTCTTAGGATTCATGCAAGTGGCGTTATAATGAGAAGCTACAATGAAATTCCATCAAACTACCGCTCGCAAAAATCTTTGGGAAAATTTTTCGAAGAGCAAGGTAAATTTGGCGTTTATGACGTTGATACTAGATACCTCACAAAGATGCTACGCGATGAAGGTGCCTTGATGGCTTATATCTCAACACAGATAAGTGATAAAGATGAGCTAAAACGCAGGCTTGAAAGTAGCGGGCGTATAGAAAATATAAACTACGTAAAAACAGTTAGTGCGATGGATGAGTATGAGCACAAAAAAGGCGCTTGGGATAGAAATTTAAAGTCATATAAGCCGTTAAAAAGTATTGGCAAAAAGATAGCTGTTTTTGACTTTGGCGTAAAGAGAAATATCTTAAACGAGCTATGTGAAACTGGTCTTGAAGTCATCGTTGTACCACACGATACTAAGGCTGAAATTTTAATAGAAAAATTTAAAAATGGTGAGATAAATGGGGTATTTTTATCAAATGGTCCTGGTGAGCCAAAAAATTTAAAGGCCGAAATAGGCGAGATCAAAAAGATGATTGAGGCTAGGATACCTATATTTGGCATCTGTCTTGGACATCAGCTACTATCAAACGCCTTTGGATACGAGACATATAAGCTTAAATTTGGTCAGCATGGAGCAAATCACCCAGTACTAAATCTAGAAACCAAGGCGATCGAGATAACAACACAAAATCACAACTACAACGTGCCAGAGAGTATCGCAGAAGTAGCTGTTGTGACTCATAGAAATTTATTTGACAATACAATCGAGGGCGTGAGATACAAAGACTATCCGATCTTTTCAGTCCAGCACCACCCAGAAGCAAGTGGTGGCCCAAGCGAGAGTAAATATATATTTAAGCAGTTTTTAGAAATTTTATAAGATGCAAAACATAAACCTTTACATGATTATCTCAGTTGCATTTTTAAGTAGCTTTAGTCATTGTGTAGGTATGTGCAGCGGATTTTTGAGCTTGCAGACTCTATTTTTTAAAGGTAAGAATAAAATAGAAATTTTAATGCTAAGCACACTTTATAGTCTAGCTAGAATTTTTGCTTATGTAGTTTTAGGAGCTTTGTTTGGCGCCTTTGGAGCTGTTATTAGCTTTAGCATGCAAGCAAGAGGCTTGATATTTTTCATAGTTGGCTTAATGATCGCATTTATCGGCATTGCCTTACTTTTTAGAGGTGAGCTTTTAAAATTTGTAGAGAATCAAAAGGCGCTTAATTTTGTAGTAAGAATTGCAAAAACAAGGATTCAAAAGAAAAATTTAACAAATTTTTTATTACTTGGTTTTTTAAATGGCTTTTTGCCTTGTGGTGTGGTTTATTATTTTTTGGCACTTGGGATTTTAAGTGCAAATTTTATTGATTCGGCTTTTATAATGCTTGTATTTGGTCTTTGTACATTGCCAGCCATGCTTTTAGCTAGCTTTGTATTTGGAATTTTAAATGAAAAATTTAAAGACATAATGTTTAAGATCTCAGCTAGCATAATGATAATAAATGGAATTTATTTATCATTTTTAGGATATAGAGCAAATGCCTAAGATAGTTAAAGTAAGAGAGATAATTGTTAATTGAGTCAAAATTTATGAAGTTTGATAAATATAACCAAAAAGGAAGAATAAATGAGCAAGATTCTTAATAATCTAACCGTTCTTATCGTTGAAAATGAGGGAGATGGTAAAAAAATAGTACAAGAAGTTATGCGAGATAAATTCGAAAAAGTTATCACTGCTCAAAATGGCGATGAAGGACTTAAGAAATTTAAAAAATATAATCCAAATATGGTTATAACAGACGTTTTTATGCCTATAATGAATGGTCTTGATATGGCTAAATGCATTAAAGAAATTTCAAAAGATACACCTATTATAGTTTTTAGCACAAATAGTGAAAAAGAAACACTTCTAAAAGCAATAGATGTTGGTATTGATAAATACGTTTTAAAGCCGATTGATCTTGATGATTTTTTAGTTACGTTAGAAAATGTCGCTAAAAATAAGATAGAAACAGCAAATATTATTCAGGTTACAAATGGATATAGTTTTAATAAAATAAAACGTGTGCTTATCAGAGATGGTGTTGAAATTTCTCTTACAAAAAAAGAGCTTGCATTTATATCTTTACTCATAAAAAGACTTGGTACGCTTGTACTTCACGATGAAATAAAAAATGTTGTTTGGGTTGGCGAGAGTGTGACAGAGGCTGCTATTAGGACCTTTGTTAAACGTGTCAGAGATAAAGTCGGTAGTAATTTTATAAAAAATGTTCCTGGACTTGGTTACAAAATAGATAGAAGACTCTCTTAGTAAAAGAGAATTTATATTAATTAAGTCTTTTTATAGTTTTTCTACTCTAAAATAACCGAAAATTAATATAAATTTAACTAGGAGGAAAATTTATGCGACCATCCCAGTTGCTACATTATGATTATAGTGTGGCAAAACTCTTTATGTTCTCCACGATATTTTTTGGTATTGTTGGCATGGCTATTGGTGTTTTGGTAGCTTTTCAGCTTGCCTGTCCTGATCTAAACTATATAGCTGGTGAGTATTCGGCATTTGGTAGATTGCGTCCTCTTCATACTAATGGTATCATTTTTGGTTTTATGCTCTCTGGTATATTTGCCACTTGGTATTACATAGGACAGCGTGTTCTAAAAGTATCAATGAGCGAATCTCCGTTTTTGATGTTCATTGGTAAGCTTCATTTTTGGCTTTATATACTTGTTATGATTCTAGCTGTTGTGACACTTTTTATGGGCGAGAGTACATCTAAGGAGTATGCCGAGCTTGAGTGGCCACTAGATATTGCAGTAGTAATAGTCTGGGTGCTTTGGGGCGTAAGTATATTTGGACTTATTGGTATACGCCGCGAGAAGACACTTTACATCTCAGTTTGGTATTACATTGCTACATTTCTTGGCGTTGCTATGCTTTATCTATTTAATAACATGGAAATTCCAACAAGACTAGTGAGTGGATATGGCTCATGGCTACACTCAGTTTCGATGTATGCTGGCTCAAATGATGCTTTGGTTCAGTGGTGGTACGGTCACAACGCAGTTGCATTTGTATTTACAGTAGCGATCATCGCCCAAATTTATTATTTCTTACCAAAAGAGAGCGGACAGCCAATATTTTCTTATAAGCTTTCGTTATTTTCATTCTGGGGCCTTATGTTTATCTATCTTTGGGCTGGCGGTCACCACCTAATATATACTGCTGTGCCTGATTGGATGCAGACTATGGGTTCGGTTTTTTCTATTGTTTTGATTTTACCTTCTTGGGGTTCAGCTATTAATATGCTTCTTACAATGAAAGGCGAATGGACACAACTTCGCGAGAGCCCGCTTATTAAATTTATGATTTTAGCTTCAACTTTTTATATGTTTTCAACTCTTGAAGGCCCTATCTTAGCTATCAAATCTGTAAATGCACTAGCTCACTATACTGACTGGGTGCCAGGACACGTACATGATGGCGCACTTGGCTGGGTTGGTTTTATGACTATGGCAGCACTTTATCACATGACGCCACGCGTCTTTAAGCGTGAAATTTATTCAAAATCCTTAATGGAAGCTCAATTTTGGATACAAACAACAGGTATCGTTTTATACTTTGCTTCTATGTGGATTGCTGGTATTACGCAAGGTATGATGTGGAGAGCGACTGATAGCTATGGAAATTTACTCTACTCATTTATTGATACTGTTGTAGTGCTTATACCTTATTATTATATTAGAGCTATTGGTGGACTTTTATATTTGATTGGCTTTTTGATGTTTACATACAATATCTACAAATCAACTTCTGCTAAAGCTATTTTGGTAGAGCCAAAAAGTGCAACGCCTATGGGCGGTGCTAAAGCCAATGCGGAGGTGATGTGATGTTTGCTTGGTTAGAAAAAAATCCATTCTTTTTTGCAGTTTGCGTATTTATCGTCATAGCCTATGCTGGCGTGGTAGAAATTTTACCTGACTTTGCAAATAGAGCTAGACCACTTGAGGGTACAAAACCTTATACAGTTTTAGAGCTTGCTGGAAAAAATATATATATACAAAATGGTTGCAATACTTGTCACTCACAGATGATACGTCCGTTTAAAGCTGAGACTGATAGATATGGCATGTATTCGCTAAGTGGCGAATTTGCTTATGATCGTCCGCATCTTTGGGGTTCAAAAAGAACTGGCCCAGATCTTATGCGTGTGGGTAATTATAGAACGACAGATTGGCATGAAAATCATATGTTAAACCCAGCCTCTGTTGCGCCAGGTTCGATCATGCCAGCATATCCATTTTTATTTAAGAAAAATGCTGACATAGAGACTGCTTACGCTGAAGCACTAACTGTTAAAAAGGTTTTTAATACACCTTATGATGAGAAAGATATGCCAGCTCTTGGTACTTTTGAGCAAGCAAATGCTAATGTAAAAGAGCAGGCTGCAAGTATCGTTGAAAGTATGAAAGACGAGCAAGTAAAAAGTGCCTTTGCAAAGGGTGAAATTCGTCAGATCGTGGCGCTTATCGCTTATCTAAATAGCCTAAAATAGGAGTTAGTAATGGACATTAGAGAACTTCAAGCTTATGGCTATTTTATTTTGACAGCATTTTTAGCTATCACTTTGTATGCTTATTTTTTTCATCTTTACAAAAGCGAAAAGCAAGGTAGAAGAAATTATGAGAAATATTCGAAATTAGCCCTAGATGATGAGATTGGAAGTAAAATTTTAGAGCAAAAGGCTACAAAGGAGAGCGTATGCAATGGCTAAATTTAGAAGATAATATAAATTTACTTGCGTTAATAGGTGCCATCTTAATTATCGTACTAACTGTCGTTGTAGCTGGCAAGTATGTTGGTCAAATGAAAGTTAAAAAAGATGAAAGCGTAGAACTTAGCGAGCACAACTGGGATGGGATAGGCGAGTATAAAAACCCAGTTCCATTTGGTTGGGCGGTAGTTTTTTTACTAACGCTTGTTTGGGCGATCTGGTATTATTTACTTGGTTATCCACTAAATTCTTACTCACAAATCGGTGAATATAATAAAGAGGTAAAAGAAGCAAACGCTAAATTTGAAAAAGAGTATGCAAACCCAAGCAAAGAAACACTTCATACTATGGGAGAGAGCGTATTTTTGGTGCAATGCTCAGCATGTCATGGCATCACAGGCGATGGCATTGGTGGCAAAGCTGCAAATTTACAAATTTGGGGTAGCGAACAAGGAATAGTCGATACGATACTAAATGGCTCAAAGGGACTTGATTATCCTATGGGTGAGATGCCAGCAGGGCTAGCTGATGCTGATGGAGCAAAGGCTATCGCAGCCTATGTTGCAAAAGAGATAAGTGCTATAAAAAGTACAAAAAATGAAAATTTAGTATCTATGGGAAAAGAGCTTTACGCAGCTTGTGCAGCTTGTCACGGAGATGATGGCAAAGGCATGGATGGTATGTCGGCTGATCTTAGTAAATATGGTTCAAGTGAGTTTATAGTGGATGTACTAAATCGTGGTAAAAGCGGCAACATAGGTGTTATGCCTAAATTTAATGACGGCAGATTAAATGAGATACAACAAAAAGCAGTTGGCGAATATGTCATATCGCTATCAAAGGGCGAATAATGGAAAATAAAAATAGAAACATCTTTGCTTTAAATGGCATTAGCGGTTATTTGGTGGCGGTTTTGCTTTTGCTATCTATCCTTGGCGTACTTACTTATATTGGTATTGGCTTGCAAAAAGATGTAGCAACCAAACCTTACTTATTAAAAGATGCAAGTAGCATTGAGATGAAGAGCGTTGACAACGCTAAACATGTCATTATAAAGGAGTAGTGATGCTAGGCATAATAGAAAAAGCCATAATCTTGCTAATAGTTGTTGCAGGAGCTATTTGTGCGTGGTCAGTGCTTACATCAAACCACCTTTTTGTAGGCTAGGTGTGAGAAAATTTATACTCATTTTTATATTTTTGCTCTCACAAAGTTTGGCTTTGGGAGCAAATTTTGTGATAAATAATGATGAAATTATAAGCCAAAAAGTAAGTGTAAAGCTAAATGAGATCGGCAGTGAGCTTTACGCAAAAAGCGGTATAAATTTAGCAGTTGGCATATATAAAGATGGTGAGCTAGAAGCTCTTTTTAAAGAGCAAAACCTTAGCTCACCTTATGCTTTTTTACTGCTTATAAAGGATAAAAAGAAAGTAGAAATTTTTGCCGATGCTAATACTTCAAAGCTTTTTAATAAAGGACAAATTTTAAGTGTAAATCCAGAATCAGGAACGATAATTCCTATTTTAGTTTCTAAAAATGGCAAAGATGTCTATAATGCTGCTATATTAAATGGCTACGCTGATATTGCCGAACAAATAGCATCTAACTTAAATTTACAGCTTGAAAGTAGTGTTGGAAATTCAAATAAAACTACGTTAAATTTTTTAAGATTTTTTATCTATGGTTTGGTTGCATTTTTTATAATTGTTATCTTTTATAAAAAGGTAAAAAATGGATAAAAAAACCTTTTGGCCTTATGCTATCGTGCTTAGCTTCATTGCTATCATTATCGCTTGCGCAGTAACGATCATCATAGCACTAAAACATCCAGTCGAGATGGATAGCACTTATATGCAAAGCTACCAAAATGTCGATGAAAACATAACCTTTATCAAAGAGAGTGAAAAACGCTTTGATGAGAAATTTGATCTAAAATTTGAGCCAAATTTTAATACCCTAAATGCCAAGTTTAAATTTCATCTAACTCCTAAAAAAGGAGAAATTTCAGCTTTAAAATATGAAATTTTACTCACTCGCCCACAGACAAATAAAGAAAATAAAATTTTAAGAGCTTCATGGCATGAAAATGATCTAGTAAGTGAAGAAACAAGCCTAAAAGAAGGCAGGTGGCAGCTACTTTTAAGGCTAAGTGACACTAATGATACAAGGTATTATAAATTTGACCTTAATGTCACAAAATGATCTTAAAAATGCAGCTTTGGTATCTGAGAAAGATTTCAAAGCTGGGCTTAAATTTTAATAAACTAATCTTTTGGCTAAATTTAAAACCAAAATACTAAGTTTTTATCAAATAAAACTATAAATCAAATCTCTTTAAATCCAAAATTTAATCCCAAACGCTCGCAAGTGCCGACATATTCTTTAAATTTATAGATTAGTGGATGCCATTTTTGCGTATCTATCTTTTCATCTTTTAGCAAATTTTCATCTACAAAAATGCCTGCAATCTTGCAAGTAACGATGCTAAACCACTCTTTTAACTCTATCTTTTCTACAACTGTTTCTATCTGTATCTTGCACTCTTTTATTCTGACGGTTTTTGCATTTATACCAGGCTCTTTGCTGAGATTTGCCACCTTAAATTTGTCGTGCTCGTAGATGTAGCCAAGATTCTTTTTTTCTTCTGGCACTTCACTATCACCAGTTAGTTTTTCCATTTTTTGCACAGCTTCTAGCAGGCTTTCATCACATAAATTTAGCGTGATATCTGAACCATTTTTGATATTTTTAAAGCCTTGATTTTCAATGCCTATGCCAAGCACCACTGTATTTCCTAACGTCCAAGAAGATGAAAGCACCGTGATATCATCGTTTGCATTTTTATCTTTTGTGGTGGCTAACAAAACCGGAAAGCCGTAGTAAAAACCTTGTCTGTTTAACTCTTTATGCATTTTTGCTCCTTTTTTTGTGATTGTAGCTTTTGGCTCTTTAAGGCTTAAAATTTTAATGTATTTAGATGAAAATTTAAAGCTTTATCTAAGCGTAAAAAGCGCTCTTTTATCAGCATTTAGCTATCATTGCTTAAAAATTCAAGAGAGAAAAATGCATAACCTAAACCAACTTTTTGTCTTTACGAACTCGCGTAAGATTCGTGAATTTAATGCAAGTTTTAATGATGAGCTAATCCCAAAAAGCCTAAGTATCGCTGAGTTTTATAAAAAGGTAGTTTATGTAGATGGTAGGTTTGAGATTGATAGCACCTATGCTTTAGTACTTATGAATAGAGCCTGTGCCAGTGTCAAAAAGGCAAACTCGGTTCTTAAAATTCCAACTGAGTTTTTTGAATTTTTGAAAAATAATGACTATCTTTTTTCATTTTTTAAAGAGCTAGCTATTAGTAAAAAGAGTATTGCTGAGATCAAATTTAACGATATTTACGCTAATTTTGAGGAGCATTTAAACATACTTGAAGATGTTTTAAAAGAGTATGAGAGCTTGCTTGATAGAGAAAATCTCTATGATGATATAACCTTGCCAAAAATTTACTCCATTAATGAAGGCTATATCAGAAGCTTTAGTGAAATTTCACTGCACATAGATGGAATTTTAAGTGAGTTCGAGTGGGAAATTTTAGAGAAAATCTCAAAGCTAACTACGCTAAAAATTATCTTTCAAACTAGTGTTTTCAACACAAAGCTAATCAATAAAATAAAACAGATTTTAGCTATTAGCGAGATTGAAAATTACAAAAAATATGAGCTAAATTTAAAGACAAATGAGCTAATTTGCTTAGAAAATATCAAAAAATTTGAGCCAGTCTTAGAAAAGCGATTTGCCACTAGAAGCCTGCAATGTACCTACGCTATGGCAAAGGCGAGCGAGTTTGTGCGTGATGGAATAAAGCCTGAAAACATCGCTGTCATATTGCCAGATGAGAGTTTTAGTGAAATTTTAAGGCTTCATGATAGAGATAAAATTTTTAACTACGCTATGGGCGAGAGCTTTAAAAATACAAAATTTTATGAGACGCTTTTTTACATTACAAGAGCGATCAATGAAGAGGCAAGGCCGGTTTTTGATCAAAATAAGTGTGAGAGCTACGAGGAGCTTGGCTTTATCTTGAGCACGCTTGGTGTAAATGAAGAGCTTTTTAATAAATTTAAATCAAGCTACTTTGAACTTTGTGACTTTGCTAAATTTAAAGAGTTAATAGACGAGCTTTTAATGCTTGAAAATGAGCCAAGATGCGAAGAGAAGCTCGCGCTTGAGCTTTTTAGGATCGAGAATTTATGCAGGTATTTTAGCTTTAGCTTAAAGCAGTTAAGTGAAATTTTTTTGCTAAATATCTCGCGTCTTAGTATCGATGATGTGGGTGGTGGAAAGATCAGTGTCATGGGCATGCTTGAGAGCCGTGGAATGAAATTTGATGGTGTGATCATAGTTGATTTTAATGATAACTTCATCCCAGCAAGAAGCACAAACGAGATGTTTTTAAACTCGAAAGTGAGGCAAAAAGCAGGGCTTATAAGCTACCTTGAGCGTGAAAATTTGCAGAGATTTTACTACGAAAGTCTTATAAATAATGCCAAAAAGGTCGCCATAAGCTGTGTTTTAAATGAAGAGAGTATTTCTTCAAGATTTCTAAAAAATTTCAAAACAATAAAAGACGAGAAATTTAGTGATGAGGCGTATTTAAAATTATTTTTAAAAGGAAATACAAGCCTAAATTTAAGCGATGATGAGATCATTTTGGAGCATGATTTTTTCACTAAACCGCTATCATTTTCTACACTAAATTTATTTCTAACTTGCCCAAGAAAGTATTATTACGCAAAGATAGCTGGTATAAAAGGAGCAAAAGCCATAGCAACTGAGCCAGGATCTAAGCAAGGAAATAGCGTGCATAAGGCGCTTTATGAATACTACACAAGTGATTTTTATAGACAAAAAAATATATTTGATTTGGCTATTTTTAAAGAAAT
Proteins encoded in this window:
- a CDS encoding CheY-P-specific phosphatase CheX is translated as MSKILNNLTVLIVENEGDGKKIVQEVMRDKFEKVITAQNGDEGLKKFKKYNPNMVITDVFMPIMNGLDMAKCIKEISKDTPIIVFSTNSEKETLLKAIDVGIDKYVLKPIDLDDFLVTLENVAKNKIETANIIQVTNGYSFNKIKRVLIRDGVEISLTKKELAFISLLIKRLGTLVLHDEIKNVVWVGESVTEAAIRTFVKRVRDKVGSNFIKNVPGLGYKIDRRLS
- a CDS encoding DNA methylase N-4, whose amino-acid sequence is MSLKMHNDFRLINGDCFSELAKFKGEFDLIFADPPYFLSNGGLSIQNGQIVSVNKGKWDEGTNIDEIDEFNLEWLKLAKNALSNNGSVMISGTYHNIFSIGRALQKLDYKILNIITWQKTNPPPNFSCRYLTHSTEQIIWARKDEKHKHIFNYELMKRINGDKQMKDVWSFAAITPWEKACGKHPTQKPLSLLIRLILLASNENSVICDPFAGSATTGIAANLLNRNFIGIEKEPEFIDIALKRKAELETNFIKFRDKFSDIKMLESLKFV
- a CDS encoding sodium:proton antiporter gives rise to the protein MHKELNRQGFYYGFPVLLATTKDKNANDDITVLSSSWTLGNTVVLGIGIENQGFKNIKNGSDITLNLCDESLLEAVQKMEKLTGDSEVPEEKKNLGYIYEHDKFKVANLSKEPGINAKTVRIKECKIQIETVVEKIELKEWFSIVTCKIAGIFVDENLLKDEKIDTQKWHPLIYKFKEYVGTCERLGLNFGFKEI
- a CDS encoding peptidase S13, with protein sequence MFAWLEKNPFFFAVCVFIVIAYAGVVEILPDFANRARPLEGTKPYTVLELAGKNIYIQNGCNTCHSQMIRPFKAETDRYGMYSLSGEFAYDRPHLWGSKRTGPDLMRVGNYRTTDWHENHMLNPASVAPGSIMPAYPFLFKKNADIETAYAEALTVKKVFNTPYDEKDMPALGTFEQANANVKEQAASIVESMKDEQVKSAFAKGEIRQIVALIAYLNSLK
- a CDS encoding cytochrome C oxidase Cbb3 (CcoN; FixN), with amino-acid sequence MRPSQLLHYDYSVAKLFMFSTIFFGIVGMAIGVLVAFQLACPDLNYIAGEYSAFGRLRPLHTNGIIFGFMLSGIFATWYYIGQRVLKVSMSESPFLMFIGKLHFWLYILVMILAVVTLFMGESTSKEYAELEWPLDIAVVIVWVLWGVSIFGLIGIRREKTLYISVWYYIATFLGVAMLYLFNNMEIPTRLVSGYGSWLHSVSMYAGSNDALVQWWYGHNAVAFVFTVAIIAQIYYFLPKESGQPIFSYKLSLFSFWGLMFIYLWAGGHHLIYTAVPDWMQTMGSVFSIVLILPSWGSAINMLLTMKGEWTQLRESPLIKFMILASTFYMFSTLEGPILAIKSVNALAHYTDWVPGHVHDGALGWVGFMTMAALYHMTPRVFKREIYSKSLMEAQFWIQTTGIVLYFASMWIAGITQGMMWRATDSYGNLLYSFIDTVVVLIPYYYIRAIGGLLYLIGFLMFTYNIYKSTSAKAILVEPKSATPMGGAKANAEVM
- a CDS encoding cytochrome C oxidase Cbb3 — translated: MQWLNLEDNINLLALIGAILIIVLTVVVAGKYVGQMKVKKDESVELSEHNWDGIGEYKNPVPFGWAVVFLLTLVWAIWYYLLGYPLNSYSQIGEYNKEVKEANAKFEKEYANPSKETLHTMGESVFLVQCSACHGITGDGIGGKAANLQIWGSEQGIVDTILNGSKGLDYPMGEMPAGLADADGAKAIAAYVAKEISAIKSTKNENLVSMGKELYAACAACHGDDGKGMDGMSADLSKYGSSEFIVDVLNRGKSGNIGVMPKFNDGRLNEIQQKAVGEYVISLSKGE
- a CDS encoding competence protein, which translates into the protein MRLKLPHVPYISHKIAIDLLNCGFVRLNKGIEPIVAKTSEILTVDIQKERALDERVNELLEKNEDEMQTMQIDRKNMFWLVKKKLAGEFDVILTHEDRFSNIAHKVLETIWKSGLVDYNVSENRVKNVIYNSIDEYLKSYEKIEDDVYEMIQNYKHKLIPGTDEYDLVFERLYQDELKKRGML
- a CDS encoding isoleucyl-tRNA synthetase; this encodes MKILNAFFTGIIFALAPIFTLFVGIYNNYFSYYGISEYFNVIFVDNVPFLWLLPVFFIFGYCFFYAPFRKIFRAFYLVLLIVCAFSWYPDFGRTLGENYFMSKSLSLDISSNLKNEQKTDGKILYDGRREIYFLRSDNNKVVKISK
- a CDS encoding cytochrome C oxidase subunit III, giving the protein MDIRELQAYGYFILTAFLAITLYAYFFHLYKSEKQGRRNYEKYSKLALDDEIGSKILEQKATKESVCNG
- a CDS encoding carbamoyl phosphate synthase small subunit, whose amino-acid sequence is MKAYIYIENGVFLEAKAFGAHGECAGELVFNTSMTGYEEIMSDPSYAGQFIVFTMPEIGIVGINEDDMESLRIHASGVIMRSYNEIPSNYRSQKSLGKFFEEQGKFGVYDVDTRYLTKMLRDEGALMAYISTQISDKDELKRRLESSGRIENINYVKTVSAMDEYEHKKGAWDRNLKSYKPLKSIGKKIAVFDFGVKRNILNELCETGLEVIVVPHDTKAEILIEKFKNGEINGVFLSNGPGEPKNLKAEIGEIKKMIEARIPIFGICLGHQLLSNAFGYETYKLKFGQHGANHPVLNLETKAIEITTQNHNYNVPESIAEVAVVTHRNLFDNTIEGVRYKDYPIFSVQHHPEASGGPSESKYIFKQFLEIL
- a CDS encoding 4-hydroxy-3-methylbut-2-en-1-yl diphosphate synthase, encoding MDKKTFWPYAIVLSFIAIIIACAVTIIIALKHPVEMDSTYMQSYQNVDENITFIKESEKRFDEKFDLKFEPNFNTLNAKFKFHLTPKKGEISALKYEILLTRPQTNKENKILRASWHENDLVSEETSLKEGRWQLLLRLSDTNDTRYYKFDLNVTK
- a CDS encoding N- methylation, whose product is MENKNRNIFALNGISGYLVAVLLLLSILGVLTYIGIGLQKDVATKPYLLKDASSIEMKSVDNAKHVIIKE